A genome region from Thalassococcus arenae includes the following:
- a CDS encoding thiamine ABC transporter substrate-binding protein, with translation MKALTFAAGFLAASAALADETVLTVYAPDYFTSEWGPGPKIEEMFEARCGCDLQFKPGDLLPRILLEGERTEADVVIGLNTDVTKQARESGLFAPHGQDLSPLTLPVAWTDDTFLPFNYGHTAFVYNTERLAQAPASFDDLLNAPDDLKLVIQDPRSSISGLALVLWVQAVYGDRAQEAWAKLAPKVLTVTKGWSESYGLFTDGEADMVLSYTTSPAYHIIAEGDLTKKAAIFPEGHYFMVELAARTATTDVPELAEDFLAFILTEDFQSMIATGNWSIPAALSADKWPEGFRQLDLPETVLFYSEDEAAALRDQAIEAWRQGLSQ, from the coding sequence GACTACTTCACCTCGGAATGGGGCCCGGGCCCCAAGATCGAGGAAATGTTCGAGGCGCGCTGCGGCTGCGACCTGCAATTCAAGCCCGGCGACCTGCTGCCGCGCATCCTGCTGGAAGGCGAACGCACCGAGGCGGACGTGGTGATCGGGCTGAACACCGATGTCACCAAGCAGGCGCGCGAAAGCGGGCTGTTCGCGCCGCACGGACAGGACCTGTCGCCGCTGACCCTGCCGGTGGCCTGGACCGACGACACGTTCCTGCCCTTCAACTATGGCCACACCGCGTTCGTCTACAACACCGAACGGCTGGCGCAGGCGCCCGCCAGCTTCGACGACCTGCTGAATGCGCCGGATGACCTCAAGCTGGTGATCCAGGACCCGCGCAGCTCGATCTCGGGCCTGGCGCTGGTGCTGTGGGTGCAGGCGGTCTATGGCGACCGTGCGCAGGAGGCCTGGGCGAAACTCGCGCCCAAGGTGCTGACCGTGACCAAGGGCTGGTCGGAAAGCTATGGGCTGTTCACCGATGGCGAGGCCGACATGGTGCTGAGCTACACCACCTCGCCCGCCTATCACATCATCGCCGAGGGCGATCTGACCAAGAAGGCGGCGATCTTTCCCGAAGGGCACTATTTCATGGTCGAACTGGCGGCTAGGACAGCGACCACCGACGTGCCGGAACTGGCCGAGGATTTCCTGGCCTTCATCCTGACCGAAGACTTCCAGTCGATGATCGCCACCGGTAACTGGTCGATCCCGGCGGCGCTGTCGGCGGACAAATGGCCCGAGGGCTTCCGGCAACTCGACCTGCCGGAAACGGTGCTGTTCTACTCCGAAGACGAGGCAGCGGCGCTGCGGGACCAGGCGATCGAGGCATGGCGTCAAGGCCTGTCGCAGTAA